A genomic segment from Brienomyrus brachyistius isolate T26 chromosome 9, BBRACH_0.4, whole genome shotgun sequence encodes:
- the LOC125749446 gene encoding E3 ubiquitin-protein ligase RNF139-like, which translates to MASPPARIGQQALAVVDVTFRVPCIFIIDAIFNSSHTEADLGSGWFEAVGRILIRVLGVLLSSMVLVLSQRALFRFYALFLAVLLGAMAVWLNCYVAWHANPYGRYDAFGLHVFPSDRPTLWLGVATVQLALGAGYVMLLGLRPALAAFVVLAAVLPIGTLAVGLPPEARQLVAAASGLVLVVNILAYLTLKVKWFCFSCRYIYLLLRHLHRVYGVQMLLEDTWKRIRFPDVLRVFWLTRMTAQAVILLYVVGATGNRDGSQSYLTGDVFWDLFSNLIISGCDSTLTVLGMSAVISSIAHYLGLGILAFIGSTEEEDKRLGFVAPVLFFILALQTGLSGLNPEERLVRLSRNLCLLLTAILHFIHGMTDPVLMSLSASHVSSFRRHFPVLLVSLLLFVLPVVLSYALWQLYALNTWLFAVTAFCVELCLKVAVSLTVYVLFMVDGYYGVLWEKLDDYVYCVRSAGNIIEFMFGVIMFGNGAYTMVFESGSKIRACMMCLHAYFNIYLQAKNGWKTFINRRTAVKKINSLPEVKGSQLRNIEDVCAICYQEFSSSARLTPCRHYFHTLCLRKWLYIQDTCPMCHQRVYIEEDVQDSSVFSNNNGYVAPNEDAVEPAAAGGVDPVATDLEDEFLEDNDSIEYDEEEWDMQNRGIPIEEDYVDDETDSSGE; encoded by the coding sequence GTGTCCTGCTTTCCAGCATGGTCCTGGTTCTGTCACAGAGGGCACTCTTCCGCTTCTACGCCTTGTTCCTTGCTGTTCTCCTGGGAGCCATGGCCGTCTGGCTGAACTGCTACGTGGCTTGGCATGCAAACCCATACGGCAGATATGATGCTTTCGGTCTGCATGTCTTCCCTAGTGACAGACCCACCCTTTGGCTCGGGGTGGCCACGGTCCAGCTGGCACTGGGGGCCGGCTATGTGATGCTGCTCGGCCTGCGGCCGGCCTTGGCAGCCTTCGTGGTTTTGGCCGCGGTGCTGCCCATCGGGACTTTGGCGGTTGGGTTACCGCCGGAGGCGCGGCAGCTAGTGGCCGCGGCCTCCGGTCTGGTGCTGGTCGTCAACATACTTGCATATCTGACCCTGAAAGTCAAGTGGTTCTGTTTCTCCTGTCGCTATATCTACCTGCTTCTCCGGCACCTGCACCGGGTCTACGGTGTCCAGATGCTGCTGGAGGACACCTGGAAGAGGATCCGCTTTCCTGACGTGCTCCGGGTCTTCTGGCTCACCCGTATGACCGCGCAGGCTGTCATCCTGCTCTACGTGGTTGGGGCGACAGGGAACCGGGATGGCAGCCAGAGTTATCTCACTGGGGACGTCTTCTGGGACTTGTTCAGTAACCTCATCATCAGTGGCTGCGACTCCACGTTGACGGTGCTGGGTATGAGTGCAGTGATCTCCTCCATCGCGCATTACCTTGGCCTAGGAATTTTGGCATTCATCGGCTCCACAGAAGAGGAGGACAAACGACTTGGCTTCGTTGCCCCGGTCCTATTCTTCATCTTGGCTTTGCAGACAGGGTTGAGTGGGTTAAACCCTGAGGAAAGACTGGTGCGGCTCAGCCGTAACCTGTGCCTTCTGCTGACCGCCATCTTGCATTTCATTCACGGGATGACCGACCCTGTCCTCATGTCCTTGAGTGCCTCCCACGTGTCGTCCTTCCGGAGGCACTTTCCCGTCCTGCTGGTGTCGCTCTTGCTCTTCGTCCTGCCTGTGGTGCTGAGCTATGCCCTCTGGCAGCTCTACGCCCTCAACACCTGGCTGTTCGCCGTCACAGCCTTCTGCGTGGAGCTTTGCCTCAAGGTCGCCGTGTCACTGACAGTCTACGTGCTCTTCATGGTTGATGGCTACTATGGTGTGCTCTGGGAAAAGCTGGACGACTACGTGTACTGTGTGCGCTCTGCGGGAAACATTATCGAGTTCATGTTTGGGGTCATCATGTTCGGGAATGGGGCCTACACCATGGTGTTTGAGTCCGGCAGCAAGATCCGCGCTTGCATGATGTGCCTCCATGCCTACTTCAACATTTACCTGCAGGCCAAGAACGGCTGGAAGACTTTCATTAACCGCCGGACCGCCGTCAAAAAGATAAACTCCCTGCCAGAGGTTAAGGGCAGCCAGCTGAGAAATATCGAGGACGTCTGTGCCATCTGCTACCAGGAGTTCAGCTCCTCGGCGCGCCTCACGCCTTGTCGGCACTACTTCCACACCCTCTGCCTGCGCAAGTGGCTGTACATCCAGGACACCTGTCCCATGTGCCACCAGAGGGTCTACATCGAGGAGGACGTCCAGGACAGCTCCGTCTTCTCCAACAATAACGGGTACGTCGCCCCCAACGAGGATGCGGTCGAGCCGGCTGCTGCCGGGGGGGTGGATCCTGTTGCCACAGACCTCGAGGACGAATTTCTGGAGGACAACGACAGCATAGAGTATGATGAGGAAGAGTGGGACATGCAAAACAGGGGAATACCCATAGAGGAAGACTACGTCGATGACGAGACAGACTCCAGCGGGGAATGA